Within the Marinobacter qingdaonensis genome, the region CGAAAAAAGCCCCTGGGGTGAGGGGCAAAAGGTTCGCGTCCAAAACAACGGAGCCAACCGGAAACGGGTTAGCGCATGAACACCTCTCAAACTAGGGTTAATTTCTAGAGTATTCAGCCTAGAATGGCGCCTTTGTGACAAAAGCCCCCACGGATGCCTGAAATGACAACTGCAACCCTTGATGCCCCGGCTGGCCCACTGACCCTGGCACGTCCCGGAGAGGGCGACGCGTCCCTGCGGGCCTGGGATGCGGCCGACGAGCTTTTGCTGCAGGAGGCCTTTGCTCGCCTGGAGCCCAGCCGGCAGCCGCGGGTTTTGGTGATCGACGACCAGTTCGGGGCCCTCACCTTGGGCCTGCAGCCGTTCCAGCCGGATCTGGTGGCCGACAGCGCGACCCTGCCGGCGGCCCTGGCCGACAACGCCGGGCTGAATCCGGGCCTGGCCAGCCTGCCCGAGGTGCGGTCCTGGCGCACTCCGCCCGATGCCCGCTACGACGCCGTGGTGCTGCGCATTCCCCGCCATGCGGACTATCTGGCCTGGCTGCTGCGCTGGGTCAATGATGTGCTGGCGGAGGACGGCCTGCTGCTGGCCGGTGGCATGATCAAGCACCTGCCCGATCGCGGTGTCGATGTTTTCGCTCAGGCGGTGACCACCGACACCGTGTGCCCGGCGCGGAAAAAGGCGCGGGTCATTGTCTGCCGGCCGGGAACCGCCGAGCTGGCCGATTGGTCCGGGACCTGGAAAGGCTATAGCCCGGAGCAGGAATCGTTTGAGGTCTCGGCGCTGCCGGCGGTATTCGCCCGGGACAAGCTGGATATCGGCACCCGGCTGTTCCTGCCCCGGGTCCGGTCTGCGGTGGCCGCGGTGGCGCCCGGCGCCCGGGTACTGGATCTGGCCTGTGGCAACGGCGTGGTGGGGATGGTTGCGCTATCGGCCCGCCCGGATCTGGCGTTGACCTTCAGTGACGTCTCCAGCCAGGCCATTGTCAGTGCCGAGCGCAATGTCGAGGCAGCCTTTGCCGACAGCGACTGCACCTTTGACCATGCCGACGGCGTTGCCGCCGGCGCTGGCCGGTTTGATCTGATTCTGCTGAATCCGCCGTTCCACGAGGGTGGGGTAGTGGGGGACCACATCGCCCTGCGCCTGTTCGCCCGGGCGGCTCGCCATTTGGCGCCGGGTGGCCGGCTGCTGATGGTGGGTAACCGGCATCTGGGCTATCACCGCAGCCTGCGGCGCTTTTTCCCGCAGGTGCGGCAACTGGACGCCAACCCCAAGTTCGTGGTGTTGGAGGCCGCTACCAAGCGCTAGACGCGGTTAGCGGGGCTGGGGCGGCTGGTCGTAGCCCAGGCGTGCCAGCGTATCCACGATGGTCTGGGTCTGGCTGTCGATCTCCAGATTGACCCGGGTGCCTTCGGTGGCGGTGCCAAAGGTGGTGGCCCGAAGGGTTTCCGGAATCAGGTGAACATTGAAGCGGTTGTCCTGAACCTCGCCGATGGTCAGGCTGGCGCCGTTGATGGCGATGTAGCCCTTGGCGAAGATGTACTTCATCCACTGCTCGGGGACTTCGAACCAGAGCGTGACGTTGTTCTCCGGCCGAATAGTCTCGGTGATGGTGGCGGTGGTGTGAACGTGGCCGGACAGCAGGTGGCCGCCGATTTCGTCGCCGATGCGGGCCGCCCGCTCGAAATTGATCGAATCCCCGGGTTTCAGGTCGCCGAGGGTGGTCAGGCGCAGGGTTTCCTGGATGGCATCGAAGTACAGGGCGCTGCCTTCCTGGCGGGTGACGGTCAGGCAGGTGCCGTTGATGGCCACGGACGCGCCGATGGCAACGCCGTCGGTCTTATCCTCGGGCAGGCGGATCACGAAGGTGGTCAGCCCCGGGGCCGCCTGGACTTCCTCGACCGTTGCCATACCTTGAACTATGCCTGTGAACATAACCACACCTCCGGGATTCGTCGTTGCCGCCACTTGAACGGGTCGCCAAGGATAGCGAGCGGTGTTGCCCTTGCCAAGTTGTTGGCCCCGGCGGCCAAGCCCGCAGACCTCAAGAATGGTCGGCGCCGGCCGATAGCCAGTGAGAACCCATGACATGGCAGTCACCTTATTGAGAAGCAGGACCCGTATCGATGGCTGAACATCAAAGGCCCGCCCAAACCGTCCAGGACCCCAGCCCAGGTGCCGTATTGCGCCCGGGCCGGGCGGCCGACCCTGCGCCGGTTCAGGCCCCGGTAGCCACGCCCTCCGGTTCGGGGTCGCCGGCGACCGCGCCCCAGCAGGGCCCGGAAGCGCAAGCGGCGGCCCTGGCCACGGCAACTGTGCCGTTGGCGGACACGGCCGCCGATCAGGCACCTGCCGTTGCTGCCGACGAAGGTGCGGGCGAGAAGTCTGGCGAGAACCCGGCGGACGGCTCGGAACAGGGCGCAGCGGCCGAGTCCGACAACGCCGAGCAGAAGCCGCCGGCTCCCGACCAGGTCCAGGCCGAAGCCCGGCAGCGTCAGCTGCGGCTGATGCTGAGCCAGTGCGACCGGGTGCTGCTGATGGATTTCGAGCGCCTGGCCATGGCCGACTGGCCGGACGACTTCACCCTGGCCACCGCCAAGCGCAATCGGGATCTCTGGCTGTTCAGTGCCGTGGCAGCGGCGCTGCTGTTCCTCAGTGGCCTGACCGGGTTGGTACCGGCCTGGGTTGCCGGCACAGGGTTTGGCGCCTTCGTGGTGGTGATGCTGCTGGGCGTGCCGGCGGTCCGGCGCATCTACAACGCCCACCCTTCCTACTTCGATGTCATCATGAAACGCCGGCGCATGCTCAGTGACGCCAGGGCTCATGCCGCCCACCTTGAAGGGCAAGAGGGATTGATCTGGCAGTGCGCGCGCATGGCGGAGTTCAACGTGGCTTTGCGCAACAACCGGTTCAATCGGCTGCTGCGGCTGTCGGAGCAGCGGGTGTTGCCTCGGTATCTGACCCGTCGGGAACATGTGCGCCTGTATCTGATCTATCTATTGGAGGCTGAAAAAGCCTACGGCCGGGTGCAGGCCGCGTTTTTTGACGGCAACCAGCAAGCCCTTGATCGGGGATGGAAAGACGTCGCTGCCGAGCCTGAGCCGAGAACTTGACAAGGCTAACCTTCAAACGTATGTTTTAAACAGACGTTTGTGAGAGGCTTAAAACAAGATGGCGCAGTCCGATACCGTTGACCGGATTCTTGATGCAGCCGAGGAGCTGTTTGCTGACCGGGGGTTTTCCGAAACCTCGCTCCGGATGATCACCAGTAAGGCTAAAGTAAACCTGGCCGCAGTCAATTACCACTTTGGCTCAAAGAACGCGCTTATTCACGCCGTTTTCGCCCGTTTTCTGACGCCGTTCTCCGCGACCCTGGAAAAAGCCTTCGATGAACTCGAAGACCGCTGCGACGGCAAGCCGCCGACCCTGAACCAGACTCTCTGGGCCCTGACCGAGAGCGCCGTGCGCATGCCCCAGCGCAATGAGAAGGGCATCTCCATCTTCATGCGTCTGCTCGGGTTGGCCTACACCCAGTCTCAGGGCCACCTGCGCAAGTTCCTTGAACAGGAATACGGCGACCCGTTCAGCCGGTTCATGCGCCTGCTGAAAGAAGCCACACCGCAGTTGTCCGCCGTCGACCGCTACTGGCGCATCCAGTTCATGCTTGGCGCCACCGCCTTCACCATGTCCAGCAGCGACGCCTTGCGGGACATTCTGGAGAACAAGCTGGGCGTTGAAACCACGGTGCAGGAAATCGCCGCGCGCCTGGTGCCGTTCCTGGCGGCCGGCATGCAGGCCGAAGACACCATGTTGATTCCACCGGCCGGGAGCAAGGTCTCGGTTGCCTGATCTTCCCGCTCTCGGGTAGGCTTCCCTTTGGCACGTGCCATAAGGGAGCTTTTCCGGTTTGAGTCAGGACATTGCCGTCGCGCCTCGCATTCACATCAGTCTGGAGCACCAGCGCCTGACCCTGATCGGTCGGGACGGCGGGGTGGAAATCGAGTACCCGGTGTCCACCGGACTCAACGGCCCGGGCGAGCGTGATGGCAGCGGTTGTACCCCCCGGGGCGAGCATTTCATTCGCGCGCTGATCGGCGCCGACCAGCCCCTGCGCACCGTGTTCCGCGGTCGTCGACCCACCGGCGAAATCTACTCTCCCGAATTGGCCCAGCAGCACCCCGGACGGGACTGGATACTGAGTCGCATCCTCTGGTTGTGCGGCCGGGAGTCCGGGAAAAACCGCGGTCCCGGGGTCGATACTTTTCGTCGCTTCATATACATTCACGGCACTCCGGACACGGAGCCCATGGGCGTTCCGCTGTCCCACGGCTGCGTGCGCATGCGCAACGACGATATCGTCGACCTGTTCGGTCGCGTTCAGGCCGGCATCGCCGTGTTCATTGACTAATCCCGTTTGATCAGAGGCCACCGATGATCGAGAAAGCAACTGCCATGATCAATGGCTGGATCCAGAGCTTTGATCTGCTGTCCCAGGGCTGGCGCGTGGGCATTGTTGTCTTCGCCCTGGTGTTCGGTACCGCCACCGTCGCCTACATCGCCAGCCACATCATCGGCGCCCTGGAGCGCAAATTCAGCAACACCCGCAACCTCTGGGACGACGCCTTCCTCCACGCCGCCCGCAAGCCGGTGGTGGGCTTTGTCTGGCTGCAGGGGGTGTACTGGGCGGCCGAGGTCGCGCACAAATACTCGGAAGCGGAGATCTTCAAGGCCAACGAAACGGTCCTGGAGATGGGCTTTATCTGGATCTTCGTCTGGACCCTGCTGCGGCTGATTAAAGAGGGCGAAAAGATCCTGATCTCGCCCATGAAGATGAAGACGCCCATGGACTACACCACGGTCAACGCCGTGAGCAAGCTGTCCCGGGCCGTGGTCATCATCACCGCCGTGCTGATTGCGATGCAGTCCCTGGGCTACAGCATCTCCGGTGTGCTCGCCTTCGGTGGTGTCGGCGGTATCGCCGTCGGTTTTGCCGCCAAGGACCTGCTGGCCAACTTCTTCGGCGGGTTCATCATCCACCTCGA harbors:
- a CDS encoding riboflavin synthase subunit alpha, giving the protein MFTGIVQGMATVEEVQAAPGLTTFVIRLPEDKTDGVAIGASVAINGTCLTVTRQEGSALYFDAIQETLRLTTLGDLKPGDSINFERAARIGDEIGGHLLSGHVHTTATITETIRPENNVTLWFEVPEQWMKYIFAKGYIAINGASLTIGEVQDNRFNVHLIPETLRATTFGTATEGTRVNLEIDSQTQTIVDTLARLGYDQPPQPR
- a CDS encoding TetR/AcrR family transcriptional regulator; this translates as MAQSDTVDRILDAAEELFADRGFSETSLRMITSKAKVNLAAVNYHFGSKNALIHAVFARFLTPFSATLEKAFDELEDRCDGKPPTLNQTLWALTESAVRMPQRNEKGISIFMRLLGLAYTQSQGHLRKFLEQEYGDPFSRFMRLLKEATPQLSAVDRYWRIQFMLGATAFTMSSSDALRDILENKLGVETTVQEIAARLVPFLAAGMQAEDTMLIPPAGSKVSVA
- a CDS encoding L,D-transpeptidase: MSQDIAVAPRIHISLEHQRLTLIGRDGGVEIEYPVSTGLNGPGERDGSGCTPRGEHFIRALIGADQPLRTVFRGRRPTGEIYSPELAQQHPGRDWILSRILWLCGRESGKNRGPGVDTFRRFIYIHGTPDTEPMGVPLSHGCVRMRNDDIVDLFGRVQAGIAVFID
- a CDS encoding class I SAM-dependent methyltransferase, whose protein sequence is MTTATLDAPAGPLTLARPGEGDASLRAWDAADELLLQEAFARLEPSRQPRVLVIDDQFGALTLGLQPFQPDLVADSATLPAALADNAGLNPGLASLPEVRSWRTPPDARYDAVVLRIPRHADYLAWLLRWVNDVLAEDGLLLAGGMIKHLPDRGVDVFAQAVTTDTVCPARKKARVIVCRPGTAELADWSGTWKGYSPEQESFEVSALPAVFARDKLDIGTRLFLPRVRSAVAAVAPGARVLDLACGNGVVGMVALSARPDLALTFSDVSSQAIVSAERNVEAAFADSDCTFDHADGVAAGAGRFDLILLNPPFHEGGVVGDHIALRLFARAARHLAPGGRLLMVGNRHLGYHRSLRRFFPQVRQLDANPKFVVLEAATKR